In Rattus rattus isolate New Zealand chromosome 9, Rrattus_CSIRO_v1, whole genome shotgun sequence, a genomic segment contains:
- the LOC116909067 gene encoding prohibitin-like, with translation MTTKVFGLIGKFGLALAVAGGVVNSTLYNVDAGHRAVIFDRFQGVQDAVVGEGTHFLIPWVQKPVIFDCRSQPRNVPVVTGSKDLQNVNITLRILFRPVTNQLPRIYTSIGLDYAERVLPSITSEILKSVVARFNAEELITQRELVSKQVSDDLTERAATFGLILDDVSLTHLTFGKEFTEAVEAKQVAQQEAETARFVVEKAEHQKAAAIISAEGDAKAAELIANSLATAGDGLIELRKLEAAEDIAYQLSSSQNITYLPVGPSSVGPSVRQSMFLRLPQ, from the coding sequence ATGACTACCAAGGTGTTTGGGTTGATCGGAAAGTTCGGACTGGCTTTAGCAGTTGCAGGGGGTGTGGTAAACTCTACTTTATAtaatgtggatgctgggcatAGAGCTGTCATCTTTGACCGATTCCAAGGAGTACAGGACGCTGTGGTAGGGGAAGGGACTCACTTTCTCATCCCTTGGGTACAGAAACCAGTTATCTTTGACTGTCGCTCTCAACCACGGAATGTACCAGTCGTCACTGGTAGCAAAGACTTGCAGAATGTCAACATCACACTGCGCATCCTCTTCCGGCCCGTGACCAACCAGCTTCCTCGTATCTACACCAGCATCGGCCTGGACTACGCTGAGCGGGTGCTGCCATCTATCACCTCAGAGATCCTCAAGTCAGTGGTGGCTCGCTTCAATGCTGAAGAATTGATTACCCAGCGAGAGCTGGTCTCCAAGCAAGTGAGCGATGACCTCACAGAGCGAGCAGCAACGTTTGGGCTCATCCTGGATGACGTGTCCCTGACACATCTGACCTTCGGGAAGGAATTCACAGAGGCGGTGGAAGCCAAacaggtggctcagcaggaagcagagacagccagatttGTGGTGGAAAAGGCTGAGCATCAGAAAGCAGCGGCCATCATTTCTGCTGAGGGCGATGCTAAGGCAGCTGAGCTGATCGCCAACTCGCTGGCCACAGCAGGTGATGGCCTGATTGAGCTGCGAAAGCTGGAAGCTGCTGAGGACATTGCTTACCAGCTCTCTAGCTCTCAGAACATCACCTACCTGCCAGTGGGGCCGTCATCAGTGGGGCCCTCAGTGAGGCAGTCCATGTTCCTCCGGCTTCCCCAGTGA